Proteins encoded within one genomic window of Citrobacter amalonaticus Y19:
- the rluD gene encoding 23S rRNA pseudouridine(1911/1915/1917) synthase RluD has product MAQRVQLTATVSENQLGQRLDQALAEMFPDYSRSRIKDWILDKRVLVNGKLCDKPKEKVLGGELVAIDAEIDEEIRFEPQDIPLDIVYEDDDIIVINKPRDLVVHPGAGNPDGTVLNALLHYYPPIADVPRAGIVHRLDKDTTGLMVVAKTVPAQTRLVEALQLREITREYEAVAIGHMTAGGTVEEPISRHPTKRTHMAVHPMGKPAVTHYRIMEHFRVHTRLRLRLETGRTHQIRVHMAHITHPLVGDQVYGGRPRPPKGASDVFISTLRKFDRQALHATMLRLYHPISGIEMEWHAPIPQDMVELIDAMRADFEEHKDDVAWL; this is encoded by the coding sequence ATGGCACAACGAGTACAACTCACCGCAACAGTATCCGAAAATCAACTCGGTCAACGCTTAGATCAAGCTTTGGCCGAAATGTTCCCTGATTATTCGCGATCGCGCATAAAAGATTGGATTCTTGATAAGCGCGTGTTGGTCAACGGTAAACTTTGCGACAAACCTAAAGAAAAAGTGTTAGGCGGAGAGCTGGTCGCCATCGATGCTGAAATCGATGAAGAAATCCGCTTCGAGCCTCAGGATATCCCACTGGATATCGTTTATGAAGATGATGACATCATTGTTATCAACAAGCCGCGCGATCTGGTTGTCCACCCTGGCGCGGGCAATCCGGACGGCACGGTTCTGAATGCGTTACTGCATTATTATCCGCCGATTGCTGATGTTCCGCGAGCGGGTATTGTCCATCGTCTGGATAAAGACACCACCGGGCTGATGGTGGTCGCGAAAACCGTCCCGGCGCAGACGCGTCTGGTTGAAGCGCTGCAGTTGCGTGAGATCACCCGTGAATACGAAGCGGTAGCGATCGGTCATATGACCGCAGGCGGCACGGTGGAAGAACCTATCAGCCGTCACCCGACGAAGCGTACCCATATGGCGGTGCATCCGATGGGTAAACCGGCGGTGACGCACTATCGCATCATGGAACACTTCCGTGTGCACACGCGTCTGCGGTTGCGTCTGGAGACCGGGCGTACGCACCAGATCCGCGTGCACATGGCGCATATTACCCATCCGCTGGTGGGCGATCAGGTGTACGGTGGCCGTCCGCGTCCGCCGAAAGGGGCGTCGGATGTGTTTATCTCTACGCTGCGTAAATTCGACCGTCAGGCGCTGCATGCCACTATGCTGCGTTTGTATCACCCTATTTCCGGTATCGAAATGGAATGGCATGCGCCGATCCCGCAGGATATGGTTGAACTGATTGACGCGATGCGCGCAGATTTCGAAGAGCATAAGGATGACGTGGCCTGGCTATGA